A DNA window from Mastacembelus armatus chromosome 11, fMasArm1.2, whole genome shotgun sequence contains the following coding sequences:
- the ubp1 gene encoding upstream-binding protein 1 isoform X1, protein MAWVLKMDDATIESGLVHDFDASLSGIGQELGAGAYSMSDVLALPIFKQEDSSLPPENETKNPPFQYVLCAATSPAVKLHDETLTYLNQGQSYEVRMLDNRKPGELPELNNKMVKSIVRVVFHDRRLQYTEHQQLEGWKWNRPGDRLLDIDIPMSVGIVEPKTHPSQLNAAEFLWDMNKRTSVFVQVHCISTEFTPRKHGGEKGVPFRIQIDTFAQGDSGEYAEHLHSASCQIKVFKPKGADRKQKTDREKMEKRTAQEKEKYQPSYDTTILSETRLEPIIEDAGDHELKKSSKRTLPADCGDSLAKRGSCSPWPDNAYVSSSQAATPSFASTPLSTYTTSSVPDSDSSSPNHQADPGSLGNSEQLSPTASIQDTQKWLLKNRFSSYTRLFSNFSGSDLLKLTRDDLVQICGPADGIRLFNALKSRSVRPRLTVYVCQESPQQSPLLERHSGNENGEQSISPSLHVYHALYLEELTAAELIRKMACVCSLPLGKINQVYRQGPTGIHILLSDQMVYNLTDESCFLISTVKDEVGEGLHLILK, encoded by the exons ATGGCCTGGGTGCTGAAGATGGACGACGCCACCATCGAGTCGGGACTGGTGCACGACTTCGATGCCAGCCTGTCCGGTATCGGGCAGGAGCTGGGGGCTGGAGCCTACAGCATGAG cgATGTGTTGGCTCTGCCGATCTTTAAGCAGGAGGACTCCAGCCTTCCCCCTGAAAATGAGACCAAAAACCCCCCATTCCAGTATGTGCTGTGCGCCGCCACCTCGCCTGCCGTCAAGCTGCATGACGAGACCCTCACATACCTTAACCAAG GCCAGTCTTATGAGGTGCGTATGTTGGACAACAGGAAGCCTGGGGAGTTACCAGAGCTCAACAATAAGATGGTGAAG AGCATAGTCCGAGTGGTGTTCCACGACCGGCGGCTGCAGTACACAGAGCACCAGCAGCTGGAGGGCTGGAAGTGGAATCGCCCTGGCGACCGTCTCCTTGACATCG ataTCCCCATGTCAGTGGGCATTGTGGAGCCGAAGACTCACCCCTCCCAACTCAACGCTGCGGAGTTCCTGTGGGACATGAACAAAAGAACTTCTGTTTTCGTGCAG GTGCACTGCATCAGCACCGAGTTCACTCCCAGGAAGCATGGTGGGGAGAAGGGGGTCCCGTTCAGGATCCAGATCGACACATTCGCCCAGGGAGACAGTGGAGAGTATGCAGAGCACCTCCACTCTGCCTCCTGCCAAATCAAAGTTTTTAAG CCAAAGGGAGCGGACCGTAAGcaaaagacagacagggagaagaTGGAGAAACGCACAGCtcaggagaaggaaaagtacCAGCCTTCTTATGATACCACTATCCTGTCAGAG acaagGCTTGAACCCATCATCGAGGATGCGGGTGACCACGAGCTGAAAAAGTCCAGCAAGCGGACACTTCCCGCTGACTGTGGCGACTCCTTGGCCAAGAGAGGCAGT TGTTCCCCTTGGCCAGACAATGCCTACGTCAGCTCCAGCCAAGCAGCTACTCCCTCCTTTGCCTCCACACCACTGTCCACCTACACAACCTCATCAGTACCAGACAG TGACTCGTCCTCTCCCAATCACCAGGCAGACCCAGGTAGCCTTGGAAATTCGGAG cagctgagtcCCACCGCGTCCATCCAGGACACACAGAAGTGGTTGCTGAAAAATCGCTTCAGCTCCTACACGCGACTCTTCTCTAACTTCTCAG GTTCTGATTTGTTGAAGCTAACCCGGGATGACCTGGTCCAGATTTGTGGGCCAGCAGATGGGATCAGACTCTTCAATGCACTTAAATCCAG gtCTGTGCGTCCCAGGTTGACAGTGTACGTCTGTCAGGAGTCTCCTCAACAGAGCCCCCTGCTGGAGAGACACAGCGGCAATGAAAATGGAGAACAGAGCATCTCCCCCAGTTTACATG tgtaTCATGCTCTGTACCTCGAGGAGCTGACAGCTGCAGAACTCATCCGCAAGATGGCGTGTGTGTGCAGCCTTCCACTGGGAAAGATAAACCAGGTGTACAGACAGGGTCCTACAGGCATCCACATCCTGCTTAGTGAccag ATGGTTTACAACTTAACTGATGAGAGCTGTTTTTTGATCAGCACTGTCAAAG ATGAAGTGGGCGAAGGACTCCATCTAATCCTGAAGTAG
- the ubp1 gene encoding upstream-binding protein 1 isoform X2 produces MLFWQPYTENFQAPVQRHGGSSYTRDVLALPIFKQEDSSLPPENETKNPPFQYVLCAATSPAVKLHDETLTYLNQGQSYEVRMLDNRKPGELPELNNKMVKSIVRVVFHDRRLQYTEHQQLEGWKWNRPGDRLLDIDIPMSVGIVEPKTHPSQLNAAEFLWDMNKRTSVFVQVHCISTEFTPRKHGGEKGVPFRIQIDTFAQGDSGEYAEHLHSASCQIKVFKPKGADRKQKTDREKMEKRTAQEKEKYQPSYDTTILSETRLEPIIEDAGDHELKKSSKRTLPADCGDSLAKRGSCSPWPDNAYVSSSQAATPSFASTPLSTYTTSSVPDSDSSSPNHQADPGSLGNSEQLSPTASIQDTQKWLLKNRFSSYTRLFSNFSGSDLLKLTRDDLVQICGPADGIRLFNALKSRSVRPRLTVYVCQESPQQSPLLERHSGNENGEQSISPSLHVYHALYLEELTAAELIRKMACVCSLPLGKINQVYRQGPTGIHILLSDQMVYNLTDESCFLISTVKDEVGEGLHLILK; encoded by the exons ATGTTGTTCTGGCAGCCCTACACTGAAAACTTCCAAGCCCCTGTTCAGAGACACGGCGGCAGCAGCTACACACG cgATGTGTTGGCTCTGCCGATCTTTAAGCAGGAGGACTCCAGCCTTCCCCCTGAAAATGAGACCAAAAACCCCCCATTCCAGTATGTGCTGTGCGCCGCCACCTCGCCTGCCGTCAAGCTGCATGACGAGACCCTCACATACCTTAACCAAG GCCAGTCTTATGAGGTGCGTATGTTGGACAACAGGAAGCCTGGGGAGTTACCAGAGCTCAACAATAAGATGGTGAAG AGCATAGTCCGAGTGGTGTTCCACGACCGGCGGCTGCAGTACACAGAGCACCAGCAGCTGGAGGGCTGGAAGTGGAATCGCCCTGGCGACCGTCTCCTTGACATCG ataTCCCCATGTCAGTGGGCATTGTGGAGCCGAAGACTCACCCCTCCCAACTCAACGCTGCGGAGTTCCTGTGGGACATGAACAAAAGAACTTCTGTTTTCGTGCAG GTGCACTGCATCAGCACCGAGTTCACTCCCAGGAAGCATGGTGGGGAGAAGGGGGTCCCGTTCAGGATCCAGATCGACACATTCGCCCAGGGAGACAGTGGAGAGTATGCAGAGCACCTCCACTCTGCCTCCTGCCAAATCAAAGTTTTTAAG CCAAAGGGAGCGGACCGTAAGcaaaagacagacagggagaagaTGGAGAAACGCACAGCtcaggagaaggaaaagtacCAGCCTTCTTATGATACCACTATCCTGTCAGAG acaagGCTTGAACCCATCATCGAGGATGCGGGTGACCACGAGCTGAAAAAGTCCAGCAAGCGGACACTTCCCGCTGACTGTGGCGACTCCTTGGCCAAGAGAGGCAGT TGTTCCCCTTGGCCAGACAATGCCTACGTCAGCTCCAGCCAAGCAGCTACTCCCTCCTTTGCCTCCACACCACTGTCCACCTACACAACCTCATCAGTACCAGACAG TGACTCGTCCTCTCCCAATCACCAGGCAGACCCAGGTAGCCTTGGAAATTCGGAG cagctgagtcCCACCGCGTCCATCCAGGACACACAGAAGTGGTTGCTGAAAAATCGCTTCAGCTCCTACACGCGACTCTTCTCTAACTTCTCAG GTTCTGATTTGTTGAAGCTAACCCGGGATGACCTGGTCCAGATTTGTGGGCCAGCAGATGGGATCAGACTCTTCAATGCACTTAAATCCAG gtCTGTGCGTCCCAGGTTGACAGTGTACGTCTGTCAGGAGTCTCCTCAACAGAGCCCCCTGCTGGAGAGACACAGCGGCAATGAAAATGGAGAACAGAGCATCTCCCCCAGTTTACATG tgtaTCATGCTCTGTACCTCGAGGAGCTGACAGCTGCAGAACTCATCCGCAAGATGGCGTGTGTGTGCAGCCTTCCACTGGGAAAGATAAACCAGGTGTACAGACAGGGTCCTACAGGCATCCACATCCTGCTTAGTGAccag ATGGTTTACAACTTAACTGATGAGAGCTGTTTTTTGATCAGCACTGTCAAAG ATGAAGTGGGCGAAGGACTCCATCTAATCCTGAAGTAG